One Planktothrix sp. FACHB-1365 genomic window carries:
- the kdpC gene encoding K(+)-transporting ATPase subunit C, whose product MFRDLLTAIRTTLVLWVLTAILYPVLILIIGQSIFPFQANGSLIKNPQGEIIGSALIGQNFTSNRYFISRPSSVDYSPVNDGLATGISGGSNLAPSNPDLLKKVTARIDQLQFNNIIPTADLVYSSGSGLDPHISIQAANAQIQRVANARSLNPNQVEILVNKNTEHRFLGIFGEPGVNVLKVNLDLDNLSN is encoded by the coding sequence ATGTTTAGAGATTTGCTGACAGCCATCCGCACTACCCTAGTTTTATGGGTTTTAACGGCTATTTTATACCCCGTTTTGATTCTAATAATCGGTCAATCAATTTTCCCCTTTCAAGCCAATGGAAGTTTGATCAAAAATCCGCAAGGAGAGATTATTGGTTCGGCTTTAATCGGTCAAAATTTTACCTCCAATCGTTATTTTATATCCCGTCCAAGTAGCGTTGATTATAGTCCGGTTAACGATGGTTTAGCAACGGGAATTTCAGGAGGAAGTAATTTAGCACCCAGTAATCCCGATTTGTTAAAAAAAGTAACAGCACGAATTGATCAACTCCAATTTAATAATATTATTCCAACGGCGGATTTAGTTTATTCATCGGGTTCAGGGTTAGACCCTCATATTAGTATTCAAGCCGCAAACGCCCAAATTCAACGAGTCGCTAATGCGCGTTCTTTGAATCCTAATCAAGTGGAAATTCTCGTTAATAAAAATACTGAACATCGATTTTTAGGAATTTTTGGAGAACCGGGAGTTAATGTTCTGAAAGTTAATTTAGATTTAGATAACCTATCCAATTAA
- a CDS encoding calcium-binding protein has product MLTLETLFDEEFYLAQYPDVAQTIESGEFDTAFDHFIEIGQESGYEPNAIFDSQYYQDTNPDLSAQIEEGFLTPVEHFINYGQFELRSPNPFFDPFYYLEQYSDVKGAFLRAEINPFEHFFLFGQYEGRNPSLAFDTNFYQTRYPEIISELESGLYNTLFEHFWQQGLADGRLGTPPALKDDLTQAVDLDILLGNQTIIGLITDVDPVDIYQFIIPNFKSDFSAIMNQMKANLDLDLIQDLNGNQAVQSNEIIATSANLNLTPESIKIEQLPSGTYFLRVSSVEGNTNYLLNLSATPV; this is encoded by the coding sequence ATGTTAACCTTAGAAACCTTGTTTGATGAAGAATTCTATCTTGCCCAATATCCTGATGTTGCTCAAACCATTGAAAGTGGAGAATTTGATACAGCTTTTGATCATTTTATTGAGATAGGTCAAGAATCAGGTTATGAACCTAATGCTATCTTTGATAGTCAATATTATCAGGACACAAACCCTGATTTATCTGCTCAAATAGAAGAAGGATTTCTGACACCTGTTGAACATTTTATTAATTATGGTCAGTTTGAATTGCGTTCTCCGAATCCCTTCTTTGATCCATTCTATTATTTAGAACAATATTCCGATGTCAAAGGTGCTTTTCTGAGAGCAGAAATTAATCCCTTTGAACATTTTTTTCTGTTTGGACAATATGAAGGGCGAAATCCGAGTTTAGCTTTTGATACTAACTTTTATCAAACTCGATATCCTGAAATTATATCAGAATTAGAATCAGGACTATATAACACCTTATTTGAACATTTTTGGCAGCAAGGGTTAGCCGACGGAAGATTAGGAACACCTCCGGCTTTAAAAGACGATCTCACTCAAGCCGTTGATCTTGATATCTTGTTAGGTAATCAAACAATTATTGGCTTAATTACAGATGTTGATCCGGTTGATATTTATCAATTTATTATTCCTAATTTTAAGAGTGATTTTAGTGCGATTATGAATCAAATGAAAGCTAATTTAGATTTAGATTTAATTCAAGATCTGAATGGAAATCAAGCCGTTCAAAGTAATGAAATTATTGCGACTTCTGCGAATTTAAATTTAACCCCAGAATCAATTAAAATTGAGCAATTACCCAGTGGAACCTATTTTCTACGAGTTTCTTCAGTAGAAGGAAACACAAATTATCTCCTAAATTTATCAGCAACTCCTGTTTAG
- a CDS encoding sensor histidine kinase KdpD: MILKNTLKIHWLILGFFAVVILLEYTTPADYVFGYLYTIPILLAHPRLNRMITLQVTVVACLLTLFNLVFPLAEIINSATVANRMIAVFALIITGWLSDRTRRYEEAISQQQAQLQAHHKLASVREDFASTLTHDLKTPLLGAIETLKSFQNRQFGDINSTQEKVLDMMLRSHQNSLQLVQTLLDVYRNDTEGLKLNLEPINLVNIAEEAIATLTDLATTRRIYLSLSYRNSDFRRFVWVKGDQLQLQRVFSNLLINGINHSPRGGRVEVILESEAHFQVVKIWDQGLGITPEELPNLFERFYQGNSDRQAQGSGLGLYLTRQIIEAHGGIIWVENKIPNGAMFCFRLPALAQGEIQL, from the coding sequence ATGATTTTAAAAAATACTTTAAAAATTCATTGGTTAATTTTAGGATTCTTTGCGGTGGTGATTTTATTAGAATATACGACTCCCGCAGACTATGTTTTTGGTTATCTTTATACGATTCCGATTTTACTCGCTCATCCCCGTTTAAATCGGATGATTACGCTACAAGTAACTGTAGTGGCTTGTTTATTAACATTATTCAATTTAGTTTTTCCCCTTGCTGAAATCATCAATTCAGCAACAGTTGCTAATCGAATGATTGCCGTTTTCGCTTTAATTATTACGGGTTGGTTAAGCGATCGCACTCGTCGCTATGAAGAAGCAATTTCTCAACAACAAGCTCAACTCCAAGCTCATCACAAACTAGCCAGTGTTCGAGAAGATTTTGCGTCTACTTTGACCCATGATTTAAAAACACCGCTTTTAGGGGCAATTGAAACGCTAAAATCCTTTCAAAACAGACAGTTTGGTGATATTAATTCGACTCAAGAAAAAGTTCTCGATATGATGTTGCGTTCTCACCAAAATAGCTTACAGTTAGTGCAAACTTTATTGGATGTTTATCGGAATGATACGGAGGGATTAAAACTCAATTTAGAACCGATTAATTTAGTTAACATTGCAGAGGAAGCGATCGCAACTTTAACGGATTTAGCCACAACGCGGCGAATTTATTTAAGTTTAAGTTATCGAAACTCTGATTTTCGGAGATTTGTATGGGTAAAAGGCGATCAACTGCAACTTCAGCGCGTTTTTAGCAATTTATTAATTAATGGGATTAATCATTCTCCCCGTGGGGGTCGGGTTGAGGTGATATTGGAGTCTGAAGCTCATTTTCAAGTGGTGAAAATTTGGGATCAGGGTCTCGGAATAACCCCCGAAGAATTGCCGAATTTGTTTGAGCGATTTTATCAAGGAAATAGCGATCGCCAAGCTCAAGGCTCAGGATTAGGATTATACTTAACTCGACAAATTATTGAAGCCCATGGAGGTATAATTTGGGTAGAAAATAAAATCCCCAATGGAGCGATGTTTTGTTTTCGCCTTCCGGCTTTAGCTCAGGGAGAAATCCAACTGTAA
- the kdpA gene encoding potassium-transporting ATPase subunit KdpA: protein MWQGFFQIALTLGLLVAIVPVFGTYIADIFLGKKTLLDPILNPLERLVYNLSGARLQRDMTGWQYARAMLLINLVMGVFVYLIISLQGILPLNPMQLNAPRWDLTLHTTISFLTNTDQQHYSGENTLSYASQVLALGFLMFTSAATGLAVSIAFIRGLTGRSLGNFYVDLTRFITRILLPISLIGAVILLALGVPETLAGAQIVTPLDGGTQAIARGPVAHFEIIKQLGENGGGFFGANSAHPYENPNGFSNLIETLAMVSIPASLIYTFGIFIQDKKQASLLFGMVFLIYFGFIVITAFGEFQGNPIVNNFLGQQAPNLEGKEIRLGWAETAFWAVTTTGTMCGAVNGMLDSFMPNGGFSTLFNLFLQIVWGGQGTGTVYLFIFLILTVFLTGLMVGRTPEFLGRKIEKREIILASVILLVHPIAILIPGAITLAYPQLSGISNPGFHGISQVIYEYASAAANNGSGFEGLGDNTLWWNLSTSVVLLAGRYIPIVALLLLAESLLNKQPVPETPGTLKTNSLLFTSVTTGVILILGALTFLPVLALGPVAEAFQIASFK from the coding sequence ATGTGGCAAGGATTTTTTCAAATTGCCCTAACATTAGGACTATTAGTGGCGATTGTTCCTGTTTTCGGAACCTACATCGCTGATATTTTCTTAGGGAAAAAGACCCTTCTTGACCCCATACTAAATCCCCTGGAACGCCTGGTTTATAACCTCAGTGGAGCTCGTTTACAACGGGATATGACAGGTTGGCAATATGCTCGCGCCATGCTTTTGATTAACTTAGTGATGGGAGTTTTTGTCTATCTTATTATCAGTTTACAAGGAATTTTACCCTTAAACCCAATGCAATTAAATGCTCCGCGTTGGGATTTAACCTTACATACAACCATTTCATTTTTAACCAATACGGATCAACAACATTATTCCGGTGAAAATACCCTCAGCTATGCCAGCCAGGTACTCGCATTAGGGTTTTTAATGTTTACTTCGGCTGCGACAGGTTTAGCCGTTTCTATCGCTTTTATTCGAGGATTAACAGGCAGATCATTAGGGAATTTTTATGTTGATTTAACCCGTTTTATTACTCGAATTTTATTGCCTATTTCCTTAATTGGTGCAGTCATTTTATTAGCGTTAGGTGTACCTGAAACCTTAGCAGGGGCGCAAATTGTTACCCCTTTAGACGGAGGAACCCAAGCGATCGCACGGGGGCCAGTTGCTCATTTTGAAATCATTAAACAATTAGGAGAAAATGGAGGCGGTTTTTTTGGAGCCAATTCAGCCCATCCTTATGAAAATCCTAATGGGTTTTCTAACTTAATTGAAACCTTAGCAATGGTTAGTATTCCCGCTTCCTTGATTTATACCTTTGGAATTTTTATCCAAGACAAAAAACAAGCCAGCTTACTCTTTGGAATGGTATTTTTAATCTATTTCGGCTTCATCGTTATTACGGCTTTTGGAGAATTTCAAGGAAACCCAATTGTTAATAATTTTCTCGGTCAACAAGCTCCTAATTTAGAAGGAAAAGAAATCCGGTTGGGTTGGGCAGAAACAGCATTCTGGGCTGTTACCACAACGGGAACAATGTGCGGTGCAGTGAATGGAATGCTCGATTCTTTCATGCCGAATGGGGGGTTTTCTACCTTATTTAATCTGTTTTTACAAATTGTTTGGGGAGGACAAGGAACCGGAACAGTCTACTTATTTATTTTCCTGATTTTAACGGTGTTCTTAACCGGATTAATGGTGGGTAGAACCCCAGAATTTTTAGGGCGAAAAATTGAAAAAAGAGAAATTATTCTCGCCAGTGTCATTTTACTGGTTCATCCCATTGCTATTTTAATTCCTGGTGCTATTACCCTCGCCTATCCTCAACTTTCAGGGATTTCAAACCCCGGATTTCATGGCATTTCCCAAGTGATTTATGAATATGCTTCCGCCGCCGCGAATAATGGTTCAGGATTTGAAGGATTAGGGGATAATACTTTATGGTGGAATCTTAGCACTAGCGTTGTGCTTTTAGCCGGACGTTATATTCCAATTGTGGCGTTATTACTGTTAGCAGAAAGTCTATTAAATAAACAACCTGTTCCCGAAACTCCTGGCACATTAAAAACCAATTCTCTCCTATTTACCAGTGTGACAACGGGAGTGATTTTGATTTTAGGAGCCTTAACATTCTTACCTGTTTTAGCATTAGGGCCAGTGGCGGAAGCCTTTCAAATTGCTAGTTTCAAATAA
- a CDS encoding papain-like cysteine protease family protein, translated as MLEILLLCLMSVILGILMGRSLAERGLTASNALEKHQKTVYMILTVITFLVGIFLILGYLKLTKLIPTFLLLWLGAHLTDLSLGIGFLGLGLLVGLELPGWNNPQRRYQLISVVVLLSLPLFLLVHETLPITGLLGEPLEVDNVVLQTTPYTCAPATIATLGRWVGKHPQLTEKDVVKIAGTNRFGTSTLDEIRAMRRLGLMPNYQNNLTLNDLISQGKPALLQVNEPVGETTISHAIALLEINSKQHTLTLANPLYGKQVKLFEQMQGYWTGTATFVN; from the coding sequence ATGTTAGAAATTCTTCTCCTTTGCTTAATGTCTGTGATTTTAGGAATCCTGATGGGTCGGAGTTTAGCAGAGCGAGGATTAACCGCTAGTAATGCTTTAGAAAAGCATCAAAAAACGGTATATATGATTTTAACTGTAATCACATTTTTGGTCGGAATTTTCTTGATATTAGGGTATTTAAAATTAACAAAGTTAATTCCTACATTTCTATTATTATGGCTCGGAGCGCATTTAACTGATTTAAGTTTAGGGATTGGCTTTTTAGGATTAGGATTATTAGTGGGATTAGAGTTACCAGGATGGAATAATCCTCAGCGACGCTATCAACTGATTAGTGTTGTGGTTTTACTCAGTTTACCATTATTTTTATTAGTTCATGAAACCTTACCCATTACAGGGCTCTTAGGCGAACCGTTAGAGGTGGATAATGTCGTATTACAAACAACGCCCTACACCTGCGCCCCTGCTACCATTGCCACATTAGGACGTTGGGTAGGAAAACATCCACAATTAACAGAAAAAGATGTCGTTAAAATAGCAGGAACTAATCGTTTTGGAACCAGTACGTTAGATGAAATTCGGGCAATGCGTCGATTAGGATTAATGCCAAACTATCAGAATAATTTAACCTTAAATGATTTAATTTCTCAAGGAAAACCCGCTTTGTTACAAGTCAATGAACCTGTCGGAGAAACAACTATTTCCCATGCAATCGCACTTTTAGAAATAAATTCTAAACAACATACTTTAACTTTAGCAAATCCTCTCTATGGAAAACAAGTTAAATTATTTGAACAGATGCAAGGATATTGGACAGGGACAGCAACTTTTGTCAATTAA
- a CDS encoding response regulator transcription factor, translated as MQSNLLRVLLVEDDELFRLGLNIRLQKEADIKIIGEATDGETAVELTNQYLPDVVLLDIGLPGIGGVEACRQIKQNHPEIPILVLTSHSQKSLIERLIKAGASGYCLKGIEPHLLILALHSVAAGASWWDQTVTAEIRTFFETTGSGETQNTAIADHDLTQREQEILALIADGKTNQEIANLLHITLGTVRSHVHAILQKLEVRDRTQAAILAIQKGLISKPS; from the coding sequence ATGCAATCAAACCTATTAAGAGTTTTATTAGTTGAAGATGATGAATTATTCCGTCTAGGACTAAATATTCGTTTGCAAAAAGAAGCAGACATCAAAATTATTGGCGAAGCTACCGATGGAGAAACAGCCGTTGAATTAACAAATCAATATTTACCAGATGTGGTATTATTAGATATAGGCTTACCTGGAATTGGAGGTGTAGAAGCCTGTCGTCAAATCAAACAAAACCACCCTGAAATTCCGATTTTAGTCTTAACTTCTCATTCCCAAAAAAGCCTAATTGAACGATTAATTAAGGCGGGTGCATCCGGGTATTGTTTAAAAGGAATTGAACCTCATTTACTAATTTTAGCCTTACATTCTGTTGCTGCGGGAGCTTCTTGGTGGGATCAAACAGTAACAGCAGAAATTCGGACATTTTTTGAAACGACAGGCTCAGGAGAAACCCAAAATACAGCGATCGCTGATCATGATTTAACCCAAAGAGAACAAGAAATTTTAGCCTTAATTGCTGATGGAAAAACGAATCAAGAAATTGCAAATTTACTTCATATTACATTAGGAACAGTTAGAAGTCATGTTCATGCTATTTTACAAAAGTTAGAAGTGCGCGATCGCACCCAAGCTGCAATTCTAGCGATTCAGAAAGGATTGATTTCTAAACCTTCATGA
- a CDS encoding sensor histidine kinase KdpD codes for MINSSEIETQKNSPESDYQTSSRNQGKHKIFIGMSPGVGKTYRMLEEGHQLKAEGIDVVIGLLETHGREETAEKAIGLELIPKRSVFHQGITLWEMDTDAILSRQPQLVLVDELAHTNVPGSLKEKRYQDVEIILNHGIDVYSTVNIQHLESLNDLVAKITGVVVRERIPDRLLDEATQVVVIDVTPETLQERLKEGKIYAPEKIEQALQNFFQRRHLVALRELALREVADNIEESAETTEKALFCNVHERVLVCISTYQNSPQLLRRGLRLANVMKARLYGLYVENPERFLTKEESLLLETCQDLIQEFGGEFLRVKSYNVSEAIAQVAHQYHITQVVLGHTRKSRWELFWKGSPVQQLLKYLKGVDIHIIDAEKTLNSSS; via the coding sequence ATGATTAATAGCAGTGAAATTGAGACTCAAAAAAATTCCCCTGAATCTGATTATCAAACCTCCTCTCGAAATCAAGGGAAACATAAAATTTTTATTGGGATGTCTCCTGGGGTCGGTAAAACCTATCGAATGTTAGAAGAAGGACATCAATTAAAAGCAGAAGGAATTGATGTTGTAATTGGGTTATTAGAAACCCATGGACGAGAAGAAACCGCAGAAAAAGCGATTGGTTTAGAACTGATTCCTAAAAGATCTGTTTTTCATCAAGGGATAACGTTATGGGAAATGGATACCGATGCGATTTTATCTCGTCAACCTCAATTGGTTTTAGTAGATGAATTAGCTCATACTAATGTTCCAGGTTCTCTTAAAGAAAAGCGTTATCAAGATGTAGAAATTATTCTCAATCATGGAATTGATGTCTATTCAACCGTGAATATTCAACATTTAGAAAGTTTAAATGATTTAGTTGCAAAAATTACGGGGGTTGTGGTTCGAGAACGCATTCCTGATCGTCTTTTGGATGAAGCAACACAAGTTGTGGTGATTGATGTTACCCCAGAAACATTACAAGAACGCTTAAAAGAGGGTAAAATATATGCACCTGAAAAAATAGAACAAGCGTTACAAAATTTCTTTCAACGTCGTCATTTAGTGGCGTTGCGAGAGTTGGCTTTACGCGAAGTTGCTGATAATATTGAAGAATCCGCAGAAACGACTGAAAAAGCTTTATTTTGTAATGTTCATGAGCGAGTTTTAGTTTGTATTTCTACTTATCAAAATTCACCCCAACTTTTGAGGCGAGGATTGCGTTTAGCGAATGTAATGAAAGCTCGTTTATATGGGTTATATGTGGAAAATCCAGAACGTTTTTTAACCAAGGAAGAAAGTTTATTGTTAGAAACTTGTCAAGATTTAATTCAAGAGTTTGGGGGAGAGTTTCTTAGGGTGAAAAGTTATAATGTCTCGGAAGCGATCGCTCAAGTTGCTCACCAATATCATATCACTCAAGTTGTTCTCGGACATACGCGCAAATCTCGCTGGGAATTGTTTTGGAAAGGATCACCCGTTCAGCAATTATTAAAATATCTCAAAGGAGTTGATATTCATATTATTGATGCTGAGAAAACATTGAATTCCTCCTCCTAA
- the kdpB gene encoding potassium-transporting ATPase subunit KdpB, with product MQTRLNKRQQKKQKKVNTKGLYQRAFRDAFSKLDPQYMIKNPVMFVVWLGTIITALLVLDPNLFGTIQGENNRFFNFLVTVILLLTLLFANFAEAVAEGRGKAQADSLRSTKAETTARKLLPDGLIEEISSTSLKKGDQIKVIAGDMIPVDAVVIAGVASVDESAITGESAPVLKEPGSDVASSVTGGTRIISDELILRVTSEPGKGFLDRMIALVEGAERTKTPNEIALTVLLAVLTEVFLIVVATILPIANYVQTPVSIVILIALLVALIPTTIGGLLSAIGIAGMDRVAQFNVVATSGRAVEACGDINTLVLDKTGTITLGNRLAEEFIPVNGHSPKAVAEVALAASIFDETPEGKSIVRLAEKMGAMVNFNRELAEGIEFSARTRMSGTNLPDKSEVRKGAVDAIKGFVRSRGGQLTADLDIAYQRISRLGGTPLAVCKDSELYGIIYLKDIIKPGIRDRFDQLRRMGVRTVMLTGDNRITAEVIAQEAGVDDFIAEATPEDKIAVIQKEQSQGKLVAMTGDGTNDAPALAQANVGLAMNSGTQAAKEAANMVDLDSDPTKLIDLVTIGKQLLITRGALTTFSIANDIAKYFAIIPAMFSSAGIGSLNIMGLASSQSAILSALIYNALIIPALIPLALKGVKFRPVSANQLLRENILIYGLGGIIAPFIGIKLIDSIIAVIGLT from the coding sequence ATGCAAACTCGCTTAAATAAACGACAACAAAAAAAGCAAAAAAAAGTCAATACTAAAGGACTGTATCAACGGGCATTTCGGGATGCTTTTAGCAAACTTGATCCGCAATACATGATTAAAAATCCTGTGATGTTTGTCGTTTGGTTAGGAACAATAATCACAGCCTTATTAGTTCTTGATCCTAACTTATTTGGAACCATTCAAGGAGAAAATAATCGCTTCTTTAATTTCCTCGTCACCGTGATTTTATTGTTAACCCTTCTGTTTGCCAATTTTGCCGAAGCTGTTGCAGAAGGACGAGGAAAAGCACAAGCGGATTCCTTACGTTCTACGAAAGCCGAAACCACCGCCCGAAAATTATTACCCGATGGTTTGATTGAAGAAATTAGTTCCACATCGTTAAAAAAAGGAGATCAAATTAAAGTTATTGCGGGAGATATGATTCCAGTAGATGCGGTCGTAATTGCGGGAGTTGCTTCCGTCGATGAATCCGCAATTACTGGCGAATCTGCCCCGGTTTTAAAAGAACCTGGAAGCGATGTTGCTAGTTCGGTAACGGGGGGAACTCGGATTATTTCTGATGAATTAATTTTGCGAGTGACATCGGAACCGGGGAAAGGATTTTTAGACCGAATGATTGCTTTAGTTGAAGGAGCAGAACGAACAAAAACCCCGAATGAAATTGCATTAACGGTGTTATTAGCAGTATTAACTGAAGTATTTTTAATTGTGGTTGCTACAATTTTACCCATTGCTAATTACGTTCAAACTCCGGTTAGTATTGTAATTTTAATTGCCCTATTAGTGGCATTAATTCCAACAACAATTGGCGGTTTATTAAGTGCTATTGGCATTGCTGGAATGGATCGGGTGGCTCAATTTAATGTTGTTGCTACATCGGGACGGGCTGTAGAAGCCTGTGGGGATATCAATACTTTAGTCTTAGATAAAACCGGAACCATTACGTTAGGAAATCGACTAGCTGAAGAATTTATTCCGGTGAATGGTCATAGTCCAAAAGCTGTTGCTGAAGTAGCGCTCGCAGCGAGTATTTTTGATGAGACACCGGAAGGAAAATCGATTGTTAGACTTGCAGAAAAAATGGGGGCGATGGTTAATTTTAATCGAGAATTAGCCGAAGGAATTGAGTTTTCTGCTAGAACTCGCATGAGTGGTACAAACTTACCCGATAAAAGCGAAGTTAGAAAAGGTGCAGTTGATGCCATTAAAGGGTTTGTTCGTTCTCGTGGAGGTCAACTAACGGCTGATTTAGATATTGCTTATCAGCGTATTTCTCGTTTGGGTGGTACACCTTTAGCCGTTTGTAAAGATAGTGAATTGTATGGAATTATTTACCTGAAAGATATTATTAAACCGGGAATTAGAGATCGCTTTGATCAACTGCGACGGATGGGAGTGAGAACCGTAATGTTAACAGGAGATAATCGGATTACGGCTGAAGTTATTGCTCAAGAAGCGGGGGTAGATGACTTTATTGCAGAAGCCACTCCAGAGGATAAAATTGCTGTGATTCAAAAGGAACAATCCCAGGGTAAATTAGTAGCAATGACGGGGGATGGTACGAATGATGCTCCGGCTTTAGCTCAAGCAAATGTTGGATTAGCAATGAATTCTGGAACTCAAGCTGCAAAGGAAGCAGCGAATATGGTTGATTTAGATTCTGATCCTACAAAGTTGATTGATTTAGTCACCATTGGTAAGCAATTATTGATTACTCGTGGGGCGTTAACTACTTTTTCTATTGCTAATGATATTGCCAAATATTTTGCTATCATTCCAGCGATGTTTTCATCAGCAGGTATTGGCAGTTTAAATATTATGGGTTTGGCGAGTAGTCAATCCGCTATTTTATCCGCCCTAATTTATAATGCTTTAATTATCCCTGCTTTAATTCCTTTAGCCTTAAAAGGAGTTAAGTTTCGTCCCGTTAGTGCTAATCAATTACTTCGAGAAAACATTTTGATTTATGGATTAGGAGGAATCATTGCACCTTTTATTGGAATTAAACTGATTGATAGCATCATCGCTGTTATTGGTTTAACATAA
- a CDS encoding potassium-transporting ATPase subunit F, whose translation MKTLDDFNSILPREVKGIISLIKTKSNLLPLSLFFLLSSNLIFAPIIYAATGEEITRKAAWAIGILILVTIAIAFYLLAVILQPERF comes from the coding sequence ATGAAAACATTAGATGATTTTAATTCAATATTACCCCGTGAAGTCAAAGGAATAATTTCCTTAATCAAAACCAAAAGTAACCTTTTACCCCTGTCTTTGTTTTTTTTGTTATCCTCTAATTTAATCTTTGCTCCCATTATTTATGCAGCAACAGGAGAAGAAATAACTCGCAAAGCAGCTTGGGCTATTGGAATTTTAATTTTAGTAACGATAGCCATTGCTTTCTATTTATTGGCTGTAATTTTACAACCTGAACGGTTTTAA